The Candidatus Manganitrophus noduliformans genome includes a window with the following:
- a CDS encoding glycosyltransferase: protein MMKKVSKDGSDPFEIAYIIKEFPRLSETFISNEIYQLEQIGMRLRLFSVKRPGIRKNHGTVDRIKSPIIYLPEASSLSESHFIRWLWVHFPKFIKDHVRLFRLRPRHYLRTLKEAVQMSLRYRTWFFDRPKKVFIKEFLQAGFIARQVIEAGNIRHLHAHFCHGATTIAMFAGRLSGIPFSFTAHAKDIYLQKLNPGDLLQIKIKEAEFVVTCTEANRIYLKSLSPESNSVHTIYHGLDTTLFSPEEEKGSPLVTPLILSVGRFVEKKGFVHLVRACAILKERGHPFRCRIIGEADEQSPLLKELIGDLGLEKIVSLEEAVTHEALKRIYAECAVFVLPCQIVENGDRDGIPNVLVEAMSMRRPVVSTMISGIPELIEHRRNGLLVPQKDPTELALALETLLKDPDLRTLLGTAARRRVCTHFDSTKTTQALRALFLSSIKGGRLRPL, encoded by the coding sequence ATGATGAAAAAAGTTTCTAAAGATGGAAGCGACCCATTTGAAATCGCCTACATCATCAAGGAATTCCCGCGCCTCTCGGAGACATTTATCTCGAATGAGATTTATCAGCTCGAACAAATCGGGATGAGGCTGAGACTCTTCTCGGTGAAGAGGCCGGGGATACGGAAGAATCACGGAACGGTCGATCGAATTAAATCGCCGATCATTTATCTGCCGGAGGCGAGCTCCCTCTCGGAGAGTCATTTTATCCGGTGGCTTTGGGTCCATTTCCCGAAGTTTATCAAAGACCACGTTCGCCTTTTTAGATTGCGTCCGCGTCATTATCTTCGGACGTTGAAAGAGGCGGTTCAAATGAGCCTCCGCTACCGGACCTGGTTTTTCGACCGACCCAAGAAGGTCTTCATCAAAGAATTTCTTCAGGCGGGGTTTATCGCGCGGCAGGTGATCGAGGCTGGAAATATACGGCACCTGCACGCCCATTTCTGCCACGGTGCAACGACCATCGCGATGTTCGCCGGCCGGCTCAGCGGGATTCCGTTCAGCTTCACCGCCCACGCCAAAGATATTTATCTGCAGAAGCTGAATCCGGGAGACCTTCTGCAAATCAAAATAAAAGAGGCGGAGTTTGTGGTGACCTGCACGGAGGCGAATCGGATCTATCTCAAGAGTCTCTCTCCGGAGAGCAACTCGGTCCACACAATTTACCATGGATTGGACACAACCCTCTTTTCACCGGAAGAGGAGAAGGGATCTCCCCTCGTCACGCCGCTGATTCTCTCCGTCGGCCGCTTTGTCGAGAAGAAAGGTTTTGTTCATCTGGTCAGGGCGTGTGCGATTCTGAAAGAACGCGGCCATCCCTTCCGATGCAGGATCATCGGGGAGGCGGACGAGCAGAGCCCGCTGCTGAAAGAACTGATCGGGGATTTGGGGCTTGAAAAGATTGTTTCCTTGGAAGAGGCGGTGACCCACGAGGCGTTGAAGCGGATTTATGCGGAGTGCGCCGTCTTCGTTCTCCCCTGCCAGATCGTTGAGAACGGCGATCGGGACGGCATTCCGAATGTCCTGGTGGAAGCGATGTCGATGCGGCGGCCGGTCGTCTCCACGATGATCTCGGGGATTCCGGAGCTGATCGAGCATCGGCGCAACGGCTTGTTGGTCCCTCAGAAGGACCCCACCGAATTGGCCCTGGCGCTTGAAACGCTCCTCAAAGATCCCGACCTGAGAACGCTGTTGGGCACCGCCGCCCGCAGAAGGGTCTGCACACACTTTGATTCCACAAAGACAACGCAGGCGCTGAGAGCATTGTTTCTCTCGTCGATCAAAGGGGGGAGGCTTCGACCTTTATGA